A segment of the Streptomyces sp. L2 genome:
GTCAACTCCTTGACGGCGACCGTCCGGTGCAGCACCTCGTCGTAGGCGCGCCACACCCGGCCCATGCCGCCGCTGCCGATGGAATCGGCGAGCCGGTAGCGGCCCGCGACGAGCAGGCCCTGCATCTGATTCACGTTGCCCCGCAATGCTCTTGACAGGGTCAGACTAAGGACCCGTCACCCGTCAGGGAACAAGCGGGGTACCAAGGTGACAGCACTGTGACGGTTCGCGCCGCCGTACCCGCACGGGCTGTTCAACGCGTGTAGCGGTACGTCGCGGTAGCCTGCTCGTACAGCCGCGTCACCTCGTCCCGCTCGGCCTCCGGGCCGCGGACCTGCACGATGTGGTACCGGCCGTCGAGCAGGATCGCCATGTTGCGCACGAACAGGTCGTGCCCCTGGTCGTCGGTCCAGGTGAACTGGCCCTCCGCCATGGTCCGTCCGCCCACCTCGATGGTGCGCAGTCCGGTCGCCGTGGCCCAGCTGGAGTCGCGGTACGGCCGCAGCTCGCGCTCCTTGTTCCGCTGGTAGGCCATCGGGTCGCCGCCGTACTGCGCGGCGCTGTCCCGGCCCGGGACGACGAGCAGTTCGAAACCGGCGTGCGCGTACACCACCTCGCCGCTGCCGTTCTTCGGGGTGCGGTCCCAGCCCTTGGCCACGGCCACCTTGAAGCCCTCGGGGTCGGTGCGCAGGGTGAAGCCGTCGGCGACGCTGCTGTCGCCCTGCGTCTGCGTCTCGGTGGAGGGGGCGGGGGTGCCGTGTCCGGTCGGGCTGGGGGTCTCCTGCTGCGCGGGCGCCGTGGGGGCCGGGCTCACCTGCCCGGCGCTGCCCGTGCGGTCGCCGTTGCCGTCGCTGTCGTCCTTCGGCATGAACAGCAGGGCGTACGCGACCGCGCCGGCCAGGAGCAGGAGAACGACCAGCAGGAGCGTACGGCCCAGGTGGTGCGGCGAACCCGCGTCCTGGCGGGCCCGCTTGTGCCGTCCGTGCGGACCGGCCGCGGGCAGTCCGGCGCGGCGCCGGCGCACCAGCTCGCCGCGCCGCCGCACGATCGGCAGCCTGCTCGGGTCGGCGGGCGGGACGGGGACGACATGCGCGCCGGCGTCCGGCTCCGGCGCGGACCGCACCAGGCTGCGCAGCCAACCGCGCAGCTCCTCGAACTCCGGGCGTTCGGTGGGGTCCTGACGCAGCAGGGACTCCACGACCGGCCTGAGCGGACCGCACTCCTCGGCGAAGGCGGGCGGCTCGGCGCACACCAGCTGCACCAGCTCGGCCGTCGACTCCTCCGGATACGGCGCGTGCCCCTGCACCGCCCGGAACAGCAGCGCTCCGAGCGCCCACAGGTCGGTGGCGGGCCCGATCGGTGCCGCCAGCTGCCAGTTCTCGTGCACGGACCCCGCCTGCTCGGGCGCCCACCGCTCGGTCACCGGCCCCACGACGGTCATCCGCACCTGCCGGGCCCGCTCGGCCGCGAGCGCTGTGGCGGGCCCGCGCTGCGAGGCACTGGCCGGGAAGCCCGGCCGGGGGGAGGCGGGGGTGAGTTCGGCCGGCGGCACGGGCGCCTTGGACTGGGCGGGGAGAGCGGGCGCGGAGCCACCGGGCCGTGCGGCCGCCTGGACCGGCTGGACCGGGTCGGGGCCGCCGGGCCCGGTGCGCGGGGAGGCGCCGTGCCAGGGAGCCCCTTGCACACCGTACGGATCGGCGATACGCCCCGGAGGCCCGGGCACCGCCCCGG
Coding sequences within it:
- a CDS encoding protein kinase, coding for MEDYAGRVLADRYRLPLPPADEYELTETRAFDTYSGQEVLVRQVPLPEVVEAEVLDAEGLPEGFTPRQRGARPGPAGRTATRQPADPAVRRAVEAVQAAARIPDHPRLDQVFDVFAEGGSLWVVSELVAARPLAALLAEQPLSPYRAAEVASDVLMALRVLHGHGWVHRNITARTVLVCDDGRVMLTGLAVGAAEEALCGYDPVPPEEGGAPGAGGAAGHGEFGGYGTSGAPPATGRGSTAPGQAPSGTAALYPSPSGTAVPSPAAALGSGRPGGGASAGPGAGPGAGRAVPQGESDPEAARRAAIQARGVGGLPVPGASGTSGGAPSAGGAGAPGRSTTDSVEDIRAARAGAIAAYRAGARAAARVQEAQQNTRAALPAARPSTEDDDTGAERTNGAVQQLYPPGAGWADGTEQRPYPAGAGPTGGGQRAYPADAERTNGAVRQPYPSGGAQQSYPSGVRRADGLAPESYAAGAVPGPPGRIADPYGVQGAPWHGASPRTGPGGPDPVQPVQAAARPGGSAPALPAQSKAPVPPAELTPASPRPGFPASASQRGPATALAAERARQVRMTVVGPVTERWAPEQAGSVHENWQLAAPIGPATDLWALGALLFRAVQGHAPYPEESTAELVQLVCAEPPAFAEECGPLRPVVESLLRQDPTERPEFEELRGWLRSLVRSAPEPDAGAHVVPVPPADPSRLPIVRRRGELVRRRRAGLPAAGPHGRHKRARQDAGSPHHLGRTLLLVVLLLLAGAVAYALLFMPKDDSDGNGDRTGSAGQVSPAPTAPAQQETPSPTGHGTPAPSTETQTQGDSSVADGFTLRTDPEGFKVAVAKGWDRTPKNGSGEVVYAHAGFELLVVPGRDSAAQYGGDPMAYQRNKERELRPYRDSSWATATGLRTIEVGGRTMAEGQFTWTDDQGHDLFVRNMAILLDGRYHIVQVRGPEAERDEVTRLYEQATATYRYTR